Proteins from a single region of Fundidesulfovibrio putealis DSM 16056:
- a CDS encoding NifB/NifX family molybdenum-iron cluster-binding protein, which translates to MRIAVTCDESGSMSGYFGKSTLLYLAEAEAGRIVARNSRPLGPDGLNAANLHKLQDCDSVVCKGIGPGSAEALRARGITPYVVDRPMEPDEAVLALLEGRLKPSGMYAAGGGVS; encoded by the coding sequence ATGCGCATCGCCGTTACCTGCGACGAGTCCGGGTCCATGTCGGGCTATTTCGGCAAGAGCACCCTGCTCTACCTGGCCGAGGCCGAGGCCGGGCGCATCGTGGCCAGAAACAGCAGGCCGCTCGGCCCGGACGGCCTGAACGCCGCCAATCTGCACAAGCTGCAAGATTGCGACAGCGTGGTCTGCAAGGGCATCGGCCCCGGCAGCGCCGAAGCGCTGCGGGCGCGCGGCATCACCCCCTACGTGGTGGACCGCCCCATGGAGCCGGACGAGGCGGTTCTGGCGCTCCTGGAGGGACGGCTCAAGCCGTCGGGCATGTATGCTGCTGGCGGGGGCGTCAGCTAG
- a CDS encoding DUF134 domain-containing protein, translated as MSRPKRCCRIYGEPVCRAFHPTGRPCGAAASGSPGAGQVVLALEELEAMRLSDMEGLYHEAAAQQMGVSRATFGRVLQEGRAKVATALVRGMTLTIDGGNYEMSDQTGHTCCGGKGHAAKTNETVAAEGSCGCGGKGHGHAKGGECLTQAKPEGHTCCRTKKPA; from the coding sequence ATGTCACGTCCCAAACGCTGTTGCCGCATTTACGGCGAGCCCGTCTGCCGGGCCTTCCATCCTACGGGCAGACCCTGCGGGGCCGCCGCCTCCGGCTCACCCGGGGCCGGACAGGTCGTGCTGGCTCTGGAAGAACTGGAGGCCATGCGCCTAAGCGACATGGAGGGCCTGTATCACGAGGCCGCCGCGCAGCAGATGGGCGTATCGCGGGCCACGTTCGGGCGCGTGCTGCAAGAGGGGCGCGCCAAGGTGGCCACGGCGCTGGTGCGGGGCATGACTCTTACAATCGACGGAGGGAATTACGAAATGAGCGATCAAACCGGACACACCTGTTGCGGCGGCAAGGGCCACGCGGCCAAAACGAACGAGACCGTGGCGGCTGAAGGTTCCTGCGGCTGCGGTGGCAAGGGGCACGGCCACGCAAAGGGTGGCGAATGCCTGACCCAGGCCAAGCCGGAAGGGCACACCTGCTGCCGCACCAAGAAGCCTGCCTAG
- a CDS encoding phosphoenolpyruvate carboxykinase — MPIFEEFDIAVRGIYAQAVDEERVIQNPGPERLKRICLEEPDVQETTYGNVVAFTEPMSRAKPFTRNSIDAPFGQAEFALLAQAKKALSQHQLICLDVQIRGGDRPITARLIVPRRFAHIAYGGAKLFGPRINNVTDPTYQVIFFHDEAWEGNAAKPLPEKDITIRLVHSDDGRMIKIVRNSSYLGEWKKGIFAGEDWRAKMERDGIFLHAGCRRDCLEMAHGGLETQTSLFVALSANGKTSLTCRVLANTIGEESWLIQDDGGILKRDGTFHGFEQGGIYAKTDGLTPSEQIETYYGALKPDTYLENVHVDESGAMDFFNIERTSNGRAVIERRDFMHAHRNITADTVDNLFIITRGPTIPAVAKLSPWQATAFMVLGQSMESSAGDPTQAGKIKNVFFYDPFLAGDRVEHAHLFHEILKWNPHINCYLLNTGSVGEGEHARKITLNDTVNILETIVRGGLQDWEISEATGLMVPRVIPGVDSILMHPEKLYPRAEFDQRQTALHAARREILESYEGLDKAIVTSVRK, encoded by the coding sequence ATGCCAATTTTCGAGGAATTCGATATCGCTGTCCGGGGAATCTATGCCCAGGCGGTGGATGAGGAACGCGTCATCCAGAACCCCGGCCCCGAGCGTCTCAAGCGCATCTGCCTGGAGGAGCCGGACGTACAGGAGACCACCTACGGCAACGTCGTCGCCTTCACCGAGCCCATGTCCAGGGCCAAACCCTTCACCAGAAACAGCATCGACGCCCCCTTCGGCCAGGCCGAGTTCGCTCTGCTCGCCCAGGCCAAGAAGGCGCTCAGCCAGCACCAGCTCATCTGCCTGGACGTGCAGATTCGCGGCGGCGACAGGCCCATCACGGCGCGCCTGATCGTTCCGCGCCGCTTCGCGCACATCGCCTACGGCGGGGCCAAGCTCTTCGGCCCGCGCATAAACAACGTCACCGACCCCACCTACCAGGTCATCTTCTTCCACGACGAGGCCTGGGAAGGCAACGCCGCAAAGCCCCTGCCCGAAAAAGACATCACTATCAGGCTCGTTCATTCCGACGACGGTCGGATGATAAAGATCGTGCGCAACTCCAGCTACCTGGGCGAGTGGAAAAAGGGTATCTTCGCGGGCGAGGACTGGCGCGCCAAGATGGAGCGCGACGGCATCTTCCTGCACGCGGGCTGCCGCCGCGACTGCCTGGAGATGGCCCACGGCGGCCTGGAGACGCAGACCTCGCTGTTCGTGGCCCTGTCGGCCAACGGCAAGACCTCGCTCACCTGCCGGGTGCTGGCCAACACCATCGGCGAGGAGTCCTGGCTGATCCAGGACGACGGCGGCATCCTCAAGCGCGACGGCACTTTCCACGGCTTCGAGCAGGGCGGCATCTACGCCAAGACCGACGGCCTGACCCCCAGCGAGCAGATCGAGACCTATTACGGCGCGCTCAAGCCCGACACCTACCTGGAGAACGTCCACGTGGACGAGTCCGGGGCCATGGACTTCTTCAACATCGAGCGCACCTCCAACGGACGCGCGGTGATCGAGCGGCGCGACTTCATGCACGCCCACCGCAACATCACAGCCGACACGGTGGACAACCTGTTCATCATCACGCGCGGCCCCACCATCCCGGCGGTGGCCAAGCTCTCGCCCTGGCAGGCCACGGCCTTCATGGTGCTTGGGCAGTCCATGGAGTCCTCGGCGGGAGACCCCACCCAGGCGGGCAAGATCAAGAACGTCTTCTTCTACGACCCCTTCCTGGCGGGCGACCGCGTGGAGCACGCCCACCTGTTCCACGAGATCCTCAAGTGGAACCCGCACATCAACTGCTACCTCCTGAACACCGGAAGCGTCGGCGAGGGCGAACACGCCCGCAAGATCACCCTGAACGACACCGTGAACATCCTGGAGACCATCGTGCGCGGCGGCCTGCAGGACTGGGAGATCAGCGAGGCCACCGGCCTCATGGTGCCGCGCGTCATCCCCGGCGTTGATTCCATCCTCATGCACCCGGAGAAGCTCTACCCCCGGGCCGAGTTCGACCAGCGCCAAACCGCCCTTCACGCCGCGCGGCGCGAGATACTGGAGTCGTACGAGGGCCTGGACAAGGCCATCGTCACCTCCGTCAGGAAGTAG
- the rfaD gene encoding ADP-glyceromanno-heptose 6-epimerase: MLIVTGGAGFLGSAVLWKLNEMGREDILVVDNLSISEKWRNLVNRRYVDYVNKSEFLSRIQGGGNIFGATAVVHLGACSSTTERDADYLYANNTRFSIELCRFCQEHGLRMVNASSAATYGDGSQGFEDGAESLDDLKPMNMYGYSKHLFDLAARREGWLDNVASLKFFNVYGPNEYHKGDMMSVACKAFTQIRQGGTVKLFKSHREGVEDGGQLRDFVYVKDCADVVWWLLENPHVGGVFNVGSGKARSFKGLVRAVFSAMELPESIDYVDMPEAIRETYQYYTQAPMARLRGAGYDGEFTSLEDGVRDYVARYLSAGDRYL; the protein is encoded by the coding sequence ATGTTGATCGTAACCGGTGGGGCAGGGTTTCTGGGCAGCGCGGTCCTTTGGAAGCTCAACGAGATGGGCCGGGAGGACATTTTAGTGGTGGATAACCTGTCCATCAGTGAAAAATGGCGCAATCTGGTGAACCGCCGCTATGTGGATTATGTCAATAAATCCGAGTTTCTGAGTAGGATTCAAGGCGGCGGCAACATCTTCGGAGCTACCGCCGTGGTGCACCTGGGGGCCTGCTCCTCCACCACTGAGCGCGACGCGGACTACCTCTACGCCAACAACACCCGCTTCAGCATCGAACTCTGCCGGTTCTGCCAGGAGCACGGCCTGCGCATGGTGAACGCCTCCAGCGCGGCCACCTACGGCGACGGCTCCCAGGGCTTCGAGGACGGGGCCGAGAGCCTGGACGACCTGAAGCCCATGAACATGTACGGCTATTCCAAGCACCTCTTCGATTTGGCCGCCCGGCGCGAGGGGTGGCTGGACAACGTGGCCAGCCTGAAATTCTTCAATGTTTACGGGCCGAACGAATACCACAAGGGCGATATGATGAGCGTGGCCTGCAAGGCTTTCACGCAGATCAGGCAGGGTGGGACGGTGAAGCTGTTTAAGTCCCACCGCGAGGGCGTGGAGGACGGCGGGCAGCTGCGCGATTTCGTCTACGTCAAGGACTGCGCAGATGTGGTCTGGTGGCTGTTGGAGAACCCGCACGTGGGCGGGGTATTCAACGTGGGGTCGGGCAAGGCCAGGAGCTTCAAGGGCCTGGTGCGGGCCGTGTTCTCGGCTATGGAACTGCCCGAGAGCATTGACTATGTCGATATGCCCGAGGCTATCCGGGAAACCTACCAGTACTACACGCAAGCGCCGATGGCGCGCCTGCGCGGCGCCGGGTACGACGGGGAGTTCACCTCGCTGGAGGACGGCGTCAGGGATTATGTGGCGCGGTATCTCTCGGCTGGGGATAGGTATTTGTAG